A stretch of Lactiplantibacillus brownii DNA encodes these proteins:
- the pyrB gene encoding aspartate carbamoyltransferase has protein sequence MQHFITNDDLSLEITTAVIQRAHAMAQSPADFQNLARHQQLATLFFEPSTRTRLSFTSAMHSLGGTVLGFESSSSTSTAKGESLIDTIRVVSQYVDIIALRHPQAGAAQLAAKYASVPVINAGDGAHLHPTQTLADLTTIDHYKHRLNHLTIAFAGDLKYGRTVHSLVQALMRYGQNRFIFVSHPTLKIPVTLRAQLVAKNIAFEEVTNFAAINVPLDALYMTRVQAERFATPAAYDEVKDAIQLTPAQRNLLTPETLLLHPLPRGHELPTTFDTWPQAHYFDQVKAGRFVRMALIETLLAQNH, from the coding sequence ATGCAACATTTTATTACGAACGATGATTTATCTCTAGAAATAACGACTGCCGTGATCCAACGCGCGCATGCCATGGCACAGTCACCAGCTGATTTTCAAAACCTTGCTCGTCACCAACAATTAGCCACCCTCTTCTTCGAACCGAGTACCCGCACACGCCTGAGTTTTACTTCCGCCATGCACAGTTTGGGTGGGACCGTGCTTGGTTTTGAATCCAGTAGCTCAACCTCCACAGCTAAAGGTGAATCTCTGATCGACACGATACGCGTTGTCTCACAATATGTTGATATTATTGCGTTACGCCATCCGCAAGCTGGTGCGGCTCAACTTGCTGCTAAATACGCTAGTGTGCCGGTCATCAATGCTGGCGATGGTGCGCACTTGCACCCTACCCAAACGTTGGCCGACCTGACAACGATTGATCATTATAAGCATCGACTTAACCACCTCACAATTGCCTTTGCGGGAGACTTAAAGTACGGCCGTACCGTTCATTCACTTGTGCAAGCCTTGATGCGCTACGGTCAGAATCGGTTTATCTTCGTCTCTCATCCAACCTTGAAGATTCCCGTCACTTTGCGCGCACAATTGGTTGCTAAAAACATTGCCTTTGAAGAAGTTACCAATTTTGCCGCAATTAACGTGCCACTGGATGCCCTCTATATGACACGCGTCCAAGCGGAACGTTTTGCAACTCCAGCCGCTTATGATGAAGTCAAAGACGCCATCCAACTCACGCCGGCACAACGCAATCTCCTCACACCAGAGACCCTATTGTTGCATCCGTTACCACGAGGTCATGAGTTACCAACCACTTTCGACACTTGGCCCCAAGCCCATTATTTTGATCAAGTGAAAGCGGGACGATTTGTGCGGATGGCATTAATCGAGACCTTATTAGCACAAAATCATTAA
- a CDS encoding Na+/H+ antiporter, with amino-acid sequence MQTVFLVLLLIAAVVAANAVFARFKLLPVAFLQIAAGLVLSLIPLYQNFELEPEVFLFVIISVLMFNDGQNTNMRKLSHQLRTTLSLAVMLAMVTIVIVGFVTHWLVPAFSLALALALGAIITPTDAVAVSSITSKISVPKDVMDTLENESLFNDASGIVAFNLAIAALVTGKFSIWSGIGNFLYVFIGGIIVGAFLGYVIVAVRIMLINMGVDTPSVVVPYTLLTPFVVYFLAEGLGVSGILAVVATGLIHGVQQNRLRLTTSRLQIVMSTTWSIIASILNGIVFVLLGVSLPSVISHLQQRDTSSVAILIGLGLLLYVVMTLVRFTWIQLGFANIRAWTNRERTINSLVAALSGVHGTITLAMAFSLPLTLGSHAFTYRNDIIFVAAVVILASLLVPTIVLPLLLPKQVDKVTDEDLAQAKVDMVTNAIRMIQARYGETPDAGEVIMILEGQRAVDGRPDKAQLNRLFDQAYDLEQATIDKMIANGEVDAGVAERYIRISQNRLQNQQSFWQRLRSFIKFFIFGRWSVSKKARARRKAMQQFKQSGLTREQSIEKNRQVWAQMREVEQKPYTVVVNFLNNQYNESNRQAVGIVRRAYDERHRRLSGTRDFQDAQNELLIQAFQLEYNYIQAQMATKKISHDLGNQLYEQISTDQLVYLQSVNGD; translated from the coding sequence TTGCAAACCGTCTTCTTAGTACTACTTCTGATTGCTGCGGTCGTGGCCGCAAATGCCGTCTTTGCGCGCTTCAAACTCCTCCCAGTGGCTTTTCTTCAAATTGCTGCTGGTTTGGTGCTGTCACTGATCCCGCTTTATCAAAATTTCGAACTCGAACCAGAAGTTTTTTTATTCGTCATTATTTCCGTTTTAATGTTTAACGATGGACAAAATACCAACATGCGTAAGCTTTCCCATCAGTTGCGCACGACGCTATCACTCGCAGTCATGCTTGCCATGGTGACCATCGTGATTGTTGGTTTCGTGACCCATTGGTTAGTCCCGGCATTTTCGTTGGCCTTGGCGCTCGCATTAGGTGCAATCATCACCCCCACCGATGCCGTCGCCGTGTCGTCGATCACCTCAAAGATCTCCGTCCCTAAAGATGTCATGGATACGCTTGAAAATGAATCGCTATTTAATGACGCATCCGGTATCGTCGCGTTTAATTTAGCTATCGCAGCGCTTGTGACTGGGAAATTTTCGATCTGGAGTGGCATTGGCAACTTCTTGTATGTCTTCATTGGCGGGATTATTGTTGGCGCATTCCTGGGCTACGTTATCGTGGCGGTCCGAATCATGCTGATCAACATGGGCGTCGATACGCCGTCAGTGGTCGTGCCCTATACGCTACTAACGCCATTCGTGGTCTACTTCTTAGCTGAAGGTCTCGGTGTCTCAGGAATTTTAGCCGTCGTCGCGACGGGGTTAATTCATGGCGTCCAACAGAACCGCCTGCGACTAACGACCTCGCGACTACAAATCGTGATGTCAACGACTTGGTCGATCATCGCTAGCATTCTAAATGGGATTGTCTTTGTTTTACTAGGCGTTTCTCTGCCAAGTGTGATCAGTCATTTGCAACAACGCGATACCAGTTCGGTCGCCATCTTGATTGGCTTAGGCTTGCTACTGTACGTGGTCATGACGCTGGTACGTTTCACGTGGATTCAACTTGGTTTTGCGAACATTCGCGCTTGGACCAATCGGGAACGAACCATTAATAGTCTGGTGGCCGCGTTAAGCGGTGTCCACGGCACGATTACTTTAGCCATGGCATTTTCATTACCGCTCACGCTGGGCAGCCATGCGTTTACCTATCGTAACGATATTATTTTCGTTGCCGCGGTAGTCATTTTGGCAAGCTTACTCGTACCAACCATCGTGCTACCACTACTACTGCCTAAACAGGTCGACAAGGTCACTGATGAAGATTTGGCACAGGCCAAAGTCGACATGGTCACCAATGCGATTCGTATGATTCAGGCACGCTACGGTGAAACGCCCGATGCTGGCGAAGTCATCATGATTTTGGAAGGACAACGCGCCGTTGATGGGCGTCCTGATAAAGCACAACTCAACCGGCTCTTTGATCAAGCCTATGACTTAGAACAAGCCACCATTGACAAAATGATTGCTAACGGCGAAGTAGATGCTGGCGTTGCTGAACGCTATATCCGTATTAGCCAAAATCGGTTGCAAAATCAACAATCCTTCTGGCAACGCCTCCGGTCATTCATCAAATTTTTCATTTTTGGCCGTTGGTCGGTCTCTAAAAAGGCCCGTGCGCGCCGTAAAGCCATGCAACAATTCAAGCAAAGCGGCTTAACGCGTGAACAATCGATCGAGAAAAACCGGCAAGTTTGGGCTCAAATGCGGGAAGTTGAACAGAAACCATATACCGTTGTGGTGAACTTCTTAAATAATCAATATAATGAGTCGAATCGCCAAGCCGTCGGTATCGTGCGACGGGCTTATGACGAACGTCATCGGCGGCTTTCTGGGACTCGTGACTTCCAAGACGCCCAAAATGAGCTGTTGATTCAAGCTTTTCAATTGGAATATAACTATATTCAAGCCCAGATGGCGACTAAAAAGATTAGCCATGATCTTGGGAACCAATTATATGAACAGATTTCAACCGATCAATTAGTTTATCTGCAATCGGTCAATGGCGACTGA
- a CDS encoding PIN domain-containing protein has product MMINSEKAVFIDTNVLFYASNFKKYDILNWLNSVYPQIIVHEDVWKEVRTQHNQKLIQPFLTDGTWRLFETAEFSSISLEVYNTRKEAITTAFLKMNRYRRQQGLRVKNTADLGEIAILATCLMLNTGLICSNDFDIRTVIEQEHYSIFDESLAQEKLIQQDSVADFCVKAYQNQVANRKAVRTFYKAVVGTSDYAQQQLDYFDQRLLKSK; this is encoded by the coding sequence ATGATGATTAATAGTGAAAAGGCCGTTTTTATTGATACGAACGTTTTATTTTATGCGAGCAATTTTAAAAAATATGATATCTTGAATTGGTTGAATAGTGTTTATCCACAGATTATCGTTCATGAGGATGTTTGGAAAGAAGTTCGCACACAACACAATCAAAAGTTGATTCAACCATTTTTGACAGATGGCACATGGCGACTATTCGAAACAGCAGAATTTTCGTCAATTTCTTTAGAAGTGTACAATACTCGAAAAGAAGCTATTACAACTGCTTTCTTGAAGATGAACCGCTATCGTCGCCAACAAGGTCTTCGGGTGAAGAATACAGCTGATCTTGGTGAAATTGCAATTTTAGCGACATGTCTGATGTTAAACACTGGCTTAATTTGTTCCAATGATTTTGATATTCGTACGGTCATTGAACAGGAACATTATTCAATTTTTGATGAATCATTAGCTCAGGAGAAGTTGATCCAACAAGATTCGGTTGCTGATTTTTGTGTTAAGGCTTACCAAAATCAAGTGGCAAATCGCAAAGCTGTGCGCACTTTTTATAAAGCAGTCGTTGGAACTAGCGACTATGCACAGCAGCAATTAGACTACTTTGATCAACGGTTGTTGAAGTCAAAATAA
- a CDS encoding Gfo/Idh/MocA family oxidoreductase, which translates to MLTIAYLGNGKSANRYHLPFALKLKDKIKVKTIYSRSGRQDWEPIAGVHYTTDINDIYDDPEIQLVVVSTPSSTHYKLAKDVLNHGKNALVEKPFTETSAEAKELFALAQKKGLLIQCYQNRRYDSDFLTVQKVIESGKLGDLLEVEMSFDYFRPEVPESVTHFSLDSSYLYGHACHTLDQVISYFGRPDDVHYDVRQLLGAGRMNDYFDLDLYYGGLKVSVKSSYFRIKPRPSFVVYGKKGMFEKVTTDRQETDLKHFYMPNHADFGIDRPEDYGTLTYMDHDDQYHEEKVVSEVGDYSRVYAGLYESIINGQPKTVKDEETILQIELLEKGIQQVKR; encoded by the coding sequence ATGTTAACAATTGCATATTTAGGTAATGGGAAGAGTGCTAACCGGTATCATTTACCCTTTGCACTGAAGTTAAAGGATAAAATCAAGGTCAAGACGATCTATTCGCGGTCGGGACGACAAGACTGGGAACCGATTGCTGGCGTGCACTACACGACTGATATTAACGATATTTATGATGATCCTGAGATTCAATTAGTCGTTGTTTCCACGCCCAGCAGTACCCACTATAAATTAGCGAAAGACGTGTTAAATCATGGCAAAAATGCCTTAGTCGAGAAGCCGTTCACCGAAACGTCTGCGGAAGCTAAAGAACTGTTTGCATTGGCTCAGAAAAAAGGGCTCTTGATCCAGTGTTACCAAAATCGTCGCTATGATTCAGATTTCTTGACGGTTCAAAAAGTGATTGAAAGTGGTAAATTAGGAGACTTGTTGGAAGTTGAAATGTCCTTTGACTATTTCCGCCCAGAAGTTCCAGAAAGCGTGACTCATTTTTCATTAGATTCTAGTTATCTTTATGGGCATGCCTGCCATACGCTTGATCAAGTTATTTCATATTTTGGTCGGCCAGATGACGTCCATTATGATGTTCGGCAATTACTCGGCGCAGGCCGGATGAATGATTACTTTGACTTGGATCTCTATTATGGTGGCCTAAAGGTGTCCGTTAAGTCTAGTTATTTCCGTATCAAACCACGCCCTAGTTTCGTCGTTTATGGTAAAAAAGGGATGTTTGAGAAAGTGACTACTGACCGCCAAGAGACAGACTTGAAGCATTTCTATATGCCTAATCACGCTGACTTTGGCATTGACCGACCGGAAGATTACGGTACATTGACTTACATGGATCATGATGACCAGTATCATGAAGAAAAAGTTGTTTCAGAAGTTGGTGATTACAGTCGCGTTTATGCTGGTCTGTACGAGTCAATCATCAATGGGCAACCGAAAACGGTTAAAGATGAAGAGACTATTTTACAAATTGAACTGTTAGAAAAGGGTATTCAACAAGTTAAACGTTAG
- a CDS encoding helix-turn-helix domain-containing protein: MIQSDVNTLKNVDRWLKDHQRSHQFLATYLGITPAYMSQLFNQKRSLQPALIEKLVVLTGVSATKLARDSSKATQPAYLLRGRISNKAGQDALLQLLMDADRYVNLVTEQESLNETNG, translated from the coding sequence ATGATTCAGAGTGATGTGAATACTTTAAAGAATGTTGATAGGTGGTTAAAAGATCATCAACGTAGTCATCAATTCTTGGCTACATATTTAGGAATAACGCCAGCCTATATGAGTCAGTTATTTAATCAGAAACGGTCATTACAACCGGCATTGATCGAAAAGTTGGTTGTACTCACCGGAGTCTCGGCGACAAAGCTAGCTAGAGATTCATCAAAAGCAACCCAGCCGGCTTATTTATTACGTGGCAGAATTTCCAATAAGGCCGGTCAAGATGCGTTACTTCAGTTATTAATGGATGCAGATCGTTATGTCAATCTGGTCACTGAACAGGAGTCTTTAAATGAAACTAACGGATGA
- a CDS encoding ImmA/IrrE family metallo-endopeptidase yields MKLTDEIELLTDSIAEKQANSFVANHFGDWIFIGASIETVIMEQAVVIYQDVADPEYFGATIRSQGISQVAINTRQNLRNRYSSVAHELWHLLVLTNQVPANQVSQLNNERAADHFAASVMLPEMLVKRYWQAAKHQANFNPVLSIIQLADLSAMPYVAVTRRLRELGLRVSTELQAYDERAWKLARNRLDLVMSPLDEPQPIVSFSALKRAVLQALKLKQLTLDEAATMLTHAEPTVAAKLWAQRRQQLNDVATHDD; encoded by the coding sequence ATGAAACTAACGGATGAAATTGAGTTATTGACTGACAGCATTGCTGAGAAGCAAGCCAATAGTTTTGTCGCTAATCACTTTGGTGACTGGATTTTTATTGGTGCGAGTATCGAAACCGTTATTATGGAACAAGCGGTAGTGATCTATCAAGATGTTGCTGATCCTGAGTATTTTGGTGCGACAATTCGGTCACAAGGAATCTCACAAGTTGCAATCAATACGCGACAAAATCTGCGAAATCGATATTCTAGTGTTGCCCATGAGTTATGGCACTTGCTGGTTTTGACTAATCAGGTGCCGGCCAACCAAGTCAGTCAGTTAAATAATGAACGGGCGGCAGATCACTTTGCCGCGAGCGTGATGCTACCTGAAATGTTGGTTAAGCGCTATTGGCAAGCGGCAAAACATCAGGCAAATTTTAATCCAGTGTTATCAATTATTCAATTAGCTGATTTGTCTGCTATGCCATATGTCGCTGTGACACGGCGATTACGGGAACTTGGCTTACGGGTTTCAACTGAGTTGCAAGCCTATGATGAGCGAGCCTGGAAATTAGCACGTAACCGGCTTGATTTAGTGATGAGTCCATTAGATGAGCCTCAACCTATCGTTAGCTTTAGTGCTTTGAAAAGAGCAGTGTTACAAGCTTTAAAATTAAAGCAATTGACCTTAGATGAAGCCGCAACGATGTTGACACATGCCGAGCCAACGGTTGCAGCGAAGTTGTGGGCACAGCGGCGGCAACAATTGAATGATGTGGCGACGCATGATGATTAA